The stretch of DNA TCAGACatgcgctgcagctcgaAAATCTCCACCTCGCGCGTCTCGGGCGCCGAGTCGAGGatcacgtcgtcggcgatcCAGCGGTCGAGCCACGTCttggcgcgctcctcgcgcggctggacgtgctgctggtgctgggcgGCCAGGAGCGGCTTCACGGCCGGGTGgccggagacgacgagagcccagccgccggcgaggaagagcaggCGCCAGGGGACGACGTGGGAGGCGAGggtcatggcgacggcgccgccgcagaggaACAGGAAAACGGTGGACGAAagggcctcgtcgctgaAGTTGGTGACAgggacgagcagctcgacgatcTTGTCGTGGGCGTGGCTGAAGTCGCCCATGCTGTTCTGCAGGTCGCGCATGTTGCGAAAAAAGTCCTTGCtgagctccttggccggGCGGACGGTGGTGGCAGGCGCGAGGGGCGGGCCCTTGGCCGAGTAGCCCATGCTCTGCTCGCTCGAGAGGGTGCCCTTTGGGGGCGCGGGGTGACGGGCGACGAAggaggggacgaggacggcgaggacgagcaaTACCATCGGCAGCGCGGGGAGGAGGTAGGGGTCGAGGCAGACGAAGGAgtagacggcgaggaaggacAGCGTGTGCGAGGGGCGGGTCCACGAcaggaggcgctcgacgtcggcctggAACTGGAAGACGACGCCTATGCGCGCGTTGAAGTGTCGGAAGTTGTACGACATGGTGGTCAGGTTGAACGACGGTCGTTGCACAAACGCCGAGTCGCTGGCCTCGGGCGCCACGATGGGCGCGTCGGAcccgtggtcgtcgtcggttgGAATCACTTGCTGGAGGAGTCTAAAGCAGAATCACGAGCACCGCATGTTTAGCACCAATTTCTTCGTGTTCTCAAGActtccgccgcctcgtcaagTATTACTAAGCCCCCATTGGGGCGCGTAGGGAGTGTTGTGTACGTGTGTGTATGTGGTGGACGGGGGCGCGTCGCTGAACGTACCTCTCCATCAGGCGGTCCTGGAAGCCGGCCTTCTCGCGTATGGcagcgaagccgccgcgcaggccgctgccgctccggGGCGTCGAGGCACCAGACTCATTGTGGTTGCGggtgggcgaggagcgcgccgcatcgccaCTGGCGATGACCTCGGCGGTGTAGTCGTCCATGGAGCGGGCGTGCGCCAGACGAGccaggagaggagagggagggaggtaGGATTCACGACGGGCCCGGCTCAGGACATTGCGATTCGATTGGGTTTTATTCTGGTTTTGGCTTTTTTTGAGGCGTTTAAGGATCTAGGAGAGCCTTGAGCTAGAGATGTATGGATGGGAGATGTCGAGGTTGGCTTGCTGAAGGTTGGTGGTTGCAGATAGAGAATCGAAGAACGGCCCGAGGCATGTGACGTACACGCTGAACGGAGGCGGGCCATGAGGTCAGTCCGAACGGAGGAGCTCCCTTGCGACTGGGGCCTGCCTGGCTTGGGGTGCCACTCGAGCGGCGCGGGAGTCAGCCACAGCGGATGAGCGGGGGTGGGCAACGGCAAACGGCCTTTGCAATGTGGCTCGTTttgggaggggcgggcggggcagccagccagccagccagccagcaccaccttACGTCtagtacgttagtacctaggcAGGTACTTCGCTGGTGCGTACTAAAGGTACTAAGGAGGTAAGAACCTACTAGCAGTGCTCCGTGGTGCCTCCACAAGCACTTGGACATGGCAGCGACAGCCGGCGACCCTtggacgccgccgttgccgtcgtaTCAAGCGAGCCCACGGCTATGCGACCTCCTTCCTCACCAAGCACCCACCGATTTTCATAAGAGGGATGAACTACAACGTAGTCGCGGCATCTCGGCTCATTGCCTCCCGAGTCTGGTTACACGAGctggcggcatcgtcgtgcaGTTCGTACTCGGCACGCGGCACGACAGCGACACGTCCGACGTTGGTCTGACCGAGACAGCGATGGCTGGGCCCTGCCATTTTATATGAACTTCGAATGGATCCGCTTCATCATGTTCCGTGTCCCGAACGCCCAATTAGACTTTTAattctcccctccccttcgtTCATGCGAAAGGAGGTCCACCATGATGAATTGAATGAGAATTTGTTGGGGGCCCGCAGCAGTTGAGGGTAGTGAGACGACTCAGAATTTGGTTCGTTTTTTTCTGGATGAGCGGGCATTACCCTCCAGCCTGCAACACTGCGCAAAAATGTTACTACTGCGTGCCTACCTACCAGATTCCACTTCCTCGCTGCGATGGATAGGTCATATCCTTGAGGCGCTGCGGAGATGAACTAGtacaagcagcagcagcagcacaagcagcaacaacagggCAACACAGCAACAACAGGAGCCGACACGCCATCGTGATACACTTTGTTTTGTACCTGACACGACGCAGATCTGGGATATCGTCGATGCGAGCGCCTCAGAGACCAGGGTCGTTGGCCACTGTCGCCATGCCACGCGCCCCAATTACACGGCACAGTCCCGGGGAGGCGGGCCCCCTCCttttccccccccctctctcgcGTGCTGCCAGGCCGGGCAAGTGACCGCCGGGCATGGCAGGGGAGCACGCATGATAAATACAATGCTGGCGCATAACTGGCCCAAGCTGGTCGCGATTCGACGACTCAGCATCTCGTGTCGTTGTCAACAGACGAACCCGGGGGCCCCAACCTTCCCATGGTTCTGGGATTTTGCCCTCCCAGAATAACGGGTATTTAAAGGAGCAGGGTTCAGGtttgtcggcgacggtgataCGGGACGACAGGTTTTACTTTGGCAAGCGCCCGCCTATCTTTCCTGCGGCGCGCCCCGTCCCAAACCTTGGGAATGCGTCAGCGGGCCGGCCCCCTTTCTGGTCTCATcaggggcgcgcgcgcacaggACGCCAGAGAGCTGTGCAGCCGAGAGGGCCCGGAACCGCGTGCGACACGTAGTGTTCGtgtacgtaggtaggtaccttataGTGCTAATATTATTCAGAGGACCGGGTGCTCTCCCGCGATAGCACAGACGCAATTGAGATCGGTGAGGCTCCGCGATTGGGGAAAGAGGGGGACGGGCTCACTCGGGCAAGGGCATGGTTATGCCACCCATGGACGCTATGCGTGTTGTGCGTCCACGTGTGAGGAAGCGTTCGTGAGATAAAGgcgaagtacgaagtagtgaggggagagggcgaggTTGTGAATTACCCGATTCACCTCGACTCTCGGATACGTCTCGCGTGAACGACGACTCCTGCATGTACGACTCCCGCATCTTGCAGGTAGTGCCTTTGTACCTGAGAGGGGGATCAGGCAGCGCGCAAGGGAACACAAACTTGCGCATTCCAACGAGGCCGTCCATCCCATCCAAGCCCCTTGCCCGCCTGCGaagggccgggcgggcggctggtccCTGGAAAATACTACGTAggcgggcccggcgcccCTCCCTCACTTCCGCGAATGGATGAGGGCATGGATGTAGATATCCACGGATCCCCTCGCACGCTTTGTCAACAACAATCCCATGGGAACGTCACCATCCCATGCGCGCAGATGCAGTGCGGGCAGCCGTCTGCTCCGGCGCCCGCCCTTGCCTGCTGGTACCCACCACCAGTAGTAGGAATTCGCATCCCACCAGACAACACGCGCCGCGTCCAACAAACACGCAAATCTCCCGTGTGGCGTGGCACCTGTAATATCTGGTAGTCCGCACGTCTGAGGTACCTAGTCGGTACCAGCGTCACGTCAGGGGGCTCGGTCGTCTGCAGCGGCCAAGTAAGAGGTACCTTGTTATGCACTTACCAGCCTGTTtggcagcctgcctgccctgagGTACTCTTGTTACCAGCACAGGCCtgcacgccctcgcctcctTCGAGTAGAACTGCCAGTCGTATCTTCGTTAGGTACTTTATCTAGGTCAGGGCGCGAGAAGCAGTGGGCTTCGATGTTTTCGCGCGCAACGCAAATGAACAGCCGGGAGTGTGCCTCGTCCGTGACGGAGAGGCAGGGAGGGCGTCGTGGGACTGACCTGCCGGACACGCAGGGCAGCCCAGACCTTCAAagggctgcccgccgccactgtgGACGCCAGTGGTCTGGCATCCTGGACCGTACCGCGCCGGTGGTCCCTGCCCTGAGGTGCCCGCCCTGGACTCCTATAGCGGCCTCTGATGGGGTACCCGTGGGGCTCTCGACCACTCAGCGAGCTCCGTTGCCCCTTCCGCGGGGGCGAGCAATGGAACTCAAGTGAGGTGATACTAGCTCCAACCTCTACTAAGCAGTGCCTGAACCCCCTTCCACTTGCTGCCTGCCCACCCAGCTACTAGCTgccgcctccactgcccGTGTGCGGCCGAGCAACCTAACCTCCGTGCCTTGCCCACTCCGTGCAATCCATACATTATCCTTCACTACCACCTGCGGGACTCGAAAAAACACGCCCACCTGCCGGCCTCTTCTGCGGAACCGCCTTCTCTCGTTTGTGACGCCGGCTCCCACCTCCCCATATCCCTTCctccagcgacgacgacgacgacgacacgacggcgccacTCGATTTGCGGACCGCGCCCTTTTTTGACGTTCTGGTTCTCCGCGCCCCGATTGCCTTCGTCGACAGCAACGGCGACCAACAAGCGACGACAGAAACACTCACACCCACAAGTCTGGACGCGGGACGTCAGGAAGGAGCGTCCGCTCGTactctcgcctcgccccaTGTCTGCCGCGCCCGGAATGAGGTAGCCTTCCGCATGCTCTCAGCTCCCTGACCGGActgaggctgctgcgccccTGACCCCGAGTGACGACGAGACTCTCGCccggcacgcacgccccTGGATTGGCGTCTCGCCTCTATGACATTGAAGCACCAGGCACACGCTGGGCCTAGACCAGCCGACTCATCATCTCCTACCCGAAGGTATGtcctctgctcctcctgctccttgctcacgcgacgacgaccgacggAGGGTCCGGTCCGGCTGCTTTGTCGTCCGTGACAACCCCAAGCCGTCtcttcgtcaccgccgaTCCTCCCGCGCTGGGCCACAAGCGAACCGAAGCCGAGCTGACTCCGCCTCCCTTGTCTGCAGCGTGCCTGGCTCCAATCAGTCTTTCACCAAAGGCATTCGCCTCGTGTCCGGCAACGCTCCAATGCTcgccgcatcctcgtccAGTCAATACAATCACTCGCTCAGTTCCGTCGACCGAAATGGCGAAATTGGGCAATCGGCTCAGTCCTCCGGCTCGTACGACTTCTTACCCTCCGTCAACTTCGACGACCTTCAAACGAGCATCGAGTCCGCCTCGACCGAGTTCAAGTTGACGCAGTTCCCATCCCCGACCGGAGAAGGCAGTATTCTCGACCCCAACGGCAAGCCTTTCGCCGACAAgaagcagccagccatgcctCAGGCGGCGAGCCAAACACGGGTCGCCAAcccgccatcgacgaccAAGCCAGGGCGCTCCGGCTCTATCCTGCGAAGGCCTAGCACGTCTAGCAGACATACCAGCACCTCAACCTTActctcctcgagctccggCACCCTTGACCCCTCTGCTGCCGCGGTGTCCTCTCGCAACCGCAGGCAGAGCCACTACCCCCCGATCTCCAACGCAAACGTCGTCCCCAAGCCTGCCCGAAAGTCAATCGGTCAGGTCATTGCAGGggatgccgacgcccccTCGCGTAATGTTCCGACACGCCGTCCTAGTCTGTTGGGTGAG from Purpureocillium takamizusanense chromosome 6, complete sequence encodes:
- the PEX29 gene encoding Peroxisome size and maintenance regulator (TransMembrane:3 (o144-165i241-260o266-285i)~antiSMASH:Cluster_6.2~EggNog:ENOG503NYJV~COG:U); this translates as MDDYTAEVIASGDAARSSPTRNHNESGASTPRSGSGLRGGFAAIREKAGFQDRLMERLLQQVIPTDDDHGSDAPIVAPEASDSAFVQRPSFNLTTMSYNFRHFNARIGVVFQFQADVERLLSWTRPSHTLSFLAVYSFVCLDPYLLPALPMVLLVLAVLVPSFVARHPAPPKGTLSSEQSMGYSAKGPPLAPATTVRPAKELSKDFFRNMRDLQNSMGDFSHAHDKIVELLVPVTNFSDEALSSTVFLFLCGGAVAMTLASHVVPWRLLFLAGGWALVVSGHPAVKPLLAAQHQQHVQPREERAKTWLDRWIADDVILDSAPETREVEIFELQRMSDDAWRRPARRGDGGGGGGGEWEPWLFSPSPYDPLSQPRIAGERPRGSRFFEDVLPPHGWEWSEKKWALDLWSRDWVEERIITGVEVETEGERWVYDIYDDGEDLRTGVVEEQHQQEKSEAGGKLPKARHHPPPSWEEGEDSSERRGRWRRRRWVRLVKRRAAPATVLS
- the PEX29 gene encoding Peroxisome size and maintenance regulator, variant 2 (COG:U~antiSMASH:Cluster_6.2~EggNog:ENOG503NYJV~TransMembrane:3 (o49-70i146-165o171-190i)), yielding MSYNFRHFNARIGVVFQFQADVERLLSWTRPSHTLSFLAVYSFVCLDPYLLPALPMVLLVLAVLVPSFVARHPAPPKGTLSSEQSMGYSAKGPPLAPATTVRPAKELSKDFFRNMRDLQNSMGDFSHAHDKIVELLVPVTNFSDEALSSTVFLFLCGGAVAMTLASHVVPWRLLFLAGGWALVVSGHPAVKPLLAAQHQQHVQPREERAKTWLDRWIADDVILDSAPETREVEIFELQRMSDDAWRRPARRGDGGGGGGGEWEPWLFSPSPYDPLSQPRIAGERPRGSRFFEDVLPPHGWEWSEKKWALDLWSRDWVEERIITGVEVETEGERWVYDIYDDGEDLRTGVVEEQHQQEKSEAGGKLPKARHHPPPSWEEGEDSSERRGRWRRRRWVRLVKRRAAPATVLS